The nucleotide sequence CCATCTTCAACAACTGGGGATGGACATTCAATTGGCTGCCCAACTCCAAGATGTGGATGTGATCATTGCCGGTGGCTCCCATGCGGTTCTGACCAATGACCTGGCAAGAGTTCGGGAGGGGGATAAGGTTTTGGGCCGCTATCCGGTCTGGAAAACCTCAAAAAACAAAGATCCCATTGCCATTGTCAACACGGGGGCAAACTATCGCTATGTCGGGCGGCTGTTAGTCGAGTTTGATGGCCAAGGCCACCTAAAAACCGGAGCCAAAGCCAACCCAGACTATACCCGCCTCAGTGATGCCTATCCGACCCTTGGGCCTGGAACTATTCCCCCTAGTCCAGAAGTTATTGCGATCACAGAGGCCATTCGGGGGGTGATTATGGCGAAGGATGGGGAGCAGTATGGCCAGGCCAAGGTGTTTCTCAATGGGTCACGCCGGGATGTCCGGACTCAAGAAACAAACCTGGGAAATTTAACCGCCGATGCCAACTTAGCCACAGCCCAAAACCGTGATCCGACCGTAAAAGTCTCCATCAAAAATGGGGGTGGGATTCGGGATAATATTGGGGCAATCAGTGGCCTGGGGGGAAATTCAGGCACCGCAGGAGAACGCCTCCCGACCCAAGCCAACCCCATTGCCAATAAAAAAATGGGTGAGATTTCTCGTCTGGATATTGAAAATTCCCTCCGCTTTAACAACAGCCTGACCTTGCTCACCTTGACGGCCCAAGAGTTACACCAGGTATTAGAACATGGGGTGGCCGCAAGCGATTCCCTCTCGACACCGGGACAGTTTCCCCAAGTGGCTGGCCTGGCGTTTAGTTTTGATCTAGAAAAACCTGTCAACCAGCGTGTTCAATCCCTAGCCATAAAAGATTCTCAGGGCCAGGTGACAGATGTTCTGGTTAAAAATGGGCAACTCCAAGGAAAGCCTGACCGAACCATTCGGATTGTCACCTTAAATTACTTGGCGAATGGGGGCGATGCCTATCCGTTTCCTGCCTTTATCGAAGCGAGTCCCAGCCGAGTCAAGCGGGTTGATCTGGTTTCCGGTGATCTTCGTCCCCAATTTGATACCCCTGGAAGCGAACAAAAAGCCCTCGCCGACTACCTCCAGGCCAAGTTTCGGGATACCCCCTACAGCCAAGCTGATTTACCCCCAGAGGCGGATGAGCGGATTCAAAACTTATCCGTTCGCAAAGATACGGTGATGCGTCAAGGCTAATAGCCAAACAGCTAAGGATTGGTGGGCAGTTGGGGGGAATTCACCTGGGGCAAGGATTGTTTCGCTAACTGGCGGGCCTGGTAAAAAGCTTTCAGGCTAGCTTGATCTCCCACGTAACGCCAATGCCAGGGTTCATAACTAATGCCCTGGGGATTATTCTTGGGAAAAGACAGTTCAAAACTATAGTAGGCGGCGTTTTTCTGCATCCAGGCGAAGGCTTCAGTTTGGTCAAAATCGGGATGAAGGTAACTGGCGGGATCCGCGGCATCCCCCACATCTATGGCGTAACCCGTGTGATGCTCACTATAGCCAGGGGGCGCACTCACCAAAGCCCGTTCCGTTGTTTCTTGGCCCCGTTCCTTCTTGACTCCAAAGAATAGGTGATCTTGATCGGTTTTAGAGCGAAACCCCGAAAGAGGCATAATCGCTACCCCGGCGGCCTGGGCATCGGCGACCATCTTTTTGAATTCCTGAGCCGCTGCTTTCCGTAACTTAACCCGGCCATCGGGGGTGATCGGCACTAACTCCGTTAAGGGTGCTTCTGGATAGGGTAAATGACCAAGGATATTGTCAGGATTATTCGGTGAAGAGGGGCCTGGGGGCACTGGACGGGTTGCAACAGCAGAAGGGACAGAGCTAGCTAGCATCTTCGGTAAAATCCAAGCCAAGGCCAGTCCAATAATTCCCACTCCCAGGCCAACAGTTAACCAGAGCCAGGGAAATTTGCGAATTTGGGTGGATTGAGATGGGGCTTTGATCCGCTCGGCAACAGGAATATCTCGCTCCACTTGGCCAACTCCTCACCACCAAAACAGTAACTAAAAGCTACCCCATACGCTAGCAGGATTCGGCCATAGGGAACAACTATCTCATTGGGGCAAATCAACGATAGGCTTGGGCAAAATGAGCAAGACTCGCCATTAAGCAACTAGGGAGAGGTGGGAGCCTGATTTGGGGAGACTTGTTGAAATTTCTTCACCGCCAGGGCGACCAATTTATCGTTTGTTTTAATCAAGGCTTGCATCTGATTAATGTCTAAATTCAGGACGGGTTCAGGATAGGCCTGGATGAAATCAACTAGATTAAAGCCTTGGGGATTGGCAGCCGTTTTCAAGATCGCCGTTTTTAAGGCATTAACCCCATCGGGGCCGGGGCGGAGAGTGGCTGCCGCTAATTCTGTGAGAATCTGATTCCCATTATCTGAAATAGCTCGCTGTTCCAAATCTGCCACATCGACGGGATAGTTAACTTTCAAGGCTTGCCGAAAATTATTTTGCATTTCCGGGGACAGTAAACCCAAAATTGACTGGAGATTTCCGGGCGCATTACCAGTTTGAGCAAAGGTTCTCAGGTCAGTCACTGGAATTAAAATCCCGCTAGAGGAACTACTTGTCCCCAAAACCAAGTTAAGTTGATCGGCCGCCCGACCCACTCCGGTCAGCCAACTTCCCCAGGCCAAGGCGGCAGCAATTACAAGGTGAGAAAAGCGCATAGAACCCCATGAAATGCTCTAATTGGCCTCTCCAATATACGCTTTCTCGGAACCGGAAAAATCAACTTGGATCAAGAGTCAAGGAAAAAAAGTCAGTGATCTTTAGCCAGGCCTTTTGAGCTCTGTTCCGACCTGAATCGATGGACTGGGGTCTCAGCAAGTCTGAACCCCAGGTAAAATTTACGGTATCAATAAGGGACAAAACGGCGAGGCATCTACCACTGTCATTCGCATTTTTCAATCGATTCCACTGAGGGCAAGAAACCCAGTCCAAGCCGGATTTACTCAGAAACGGCCCAACTTCAGTCGGTTAGCTTAGAATACAACTAGGATTATGTAAAATTTCGTAAACATTCTTGCGGCATCCCCGTCCATGACTTCGGTAACATCACTGTTTTCTCCCGTTGAAGCCGATCTCAGGCTACTGACCGAAAATCTCAGAAATTTGATTGGGGCCCAACATCCTGTCCTCAATGCAGCGGCAGAACATCTTTTCTCGACCACCGGGAAACGGATTCGTCCAGCCATTGTTTTTCTGATTTCTCGGGCCACATTACCTCAAGGGGACTTAACACCACGTCACCGGCGGCTGGCGGAAATTACAGAAATGATTCATACCGCTAGCCTCTTCCATGATGATGTTGTGGATCAATCCCAACTCCGCCGGGGGATGCCAACCGTGCATAGTTTGTTTGGCAATCGGGTTGCGATCCAGGCCGGGGACTTTCTCTTTGCCCAGGCCTCCTGGTATCTAGCGGATCTCGATAATTTAGCGGTGGTCAAGCTCCTCTCGGAAGTGATTAAGGATTTTGCTGAGGGAGAAATTCAGCAGGGGTTTAATCGTTACGATACCAGTCTGGGCCTGGAGGCCTACCTGAACAAAACCTATTACAAAACTGCTTCCCTAATTGCCAACAGTGCCAAAGCGGCCGGAGTCCTCAGTGGGGTTCCGCCGCACTTAATCCAGGCCCTCTATCACTATGGGCGGAACTTAGGTTTGGCGTTTCAAATTGTGGATGACATTCTCGACTTCACCCGCTCCACCGATGACTTAGGCAAGCCCGCCGGGTCAGATTTACGAGATGGCAATTTAACTGCACCTGTTCTATATGCCCTCCAGGAAAATCCCTATCTAGAAGTCTTAATCGAACGGGAATTCAGCGAAACTGGAGACATTGAAGCGGCCTTAGAACTCGTGCATAGCAGTTCTGGAATTGCCCAGGCTCGGGAATTGGCGACTGGGTTTGCGAAGGCGGCGATTCCTTGTTTAGACGATCTGCCAACCTCTGATGCGCGCCAGGCCTTGGTCAACTTAACAGATTATGTTCTAGAGCGACTCTATTAAGGCCCCATCGTCTCAAGTCTGTCTAATGGGGTGGTTAGCAATCAAGCCCAGGCCAACGATGGCAGCTGTGATAGCCCTCAATGTGCGAGTTCCCAAAGACACAGGATACCAATTTGCAGCCCTGGCTAGTTCTTGTTCTGTTTCTGTCCAACCTGCTTCTGGGCCAACGGCCAACCAAATTTCTCGGGATGTTTCTTGTTGATCCGCCAACTGATTGACTAATGACCTGATCTGTTCACCTAAACTACAGATATATTTTCGACTCAAGGGATCGCCTAGTTTTAAGACCTCTGTCCAGGCCTGGGGGGTGGTAATTTGGGGAACATATAACCGTTCTGATTGCTCGGCGGCTTCTTGGGCGATTCGTTGCCAGCGGGTCAGCTTTTGAGAACTAGGGGCAGGTAAACTTCGGGCGGTAAGAATTGGATAAATCTGCTTGACTCCAAGCTCTGTGGCCTGGTGAATCACCTGATCAAGGGCATTATTTCTCAGAATGGCAATACATAAAACTAGATCAATCGGTAACTCATGGGCCTGATCTAACGGGTGAATTAGAGTCGCTTGATGGGTGTCTAGGGATAATTCGGCCAACCAGGCCTGGCCCTGACCATTCATGGCAATAAAGTTCGCCCGCGGGCCCAGTCGTAAAACATGGCCAAGATAGTGATGCTGCTCTGGGGTGAGGGTAAGATTGTCCCCTTCTGTCCTGGCCTGGGGGATGGTGAGTCGAAAATAGCGAGTCATTAAAACTGCACGCGAGCCAAGCCTTCGTAGAAATAAAACGCACTGGCAAACTGGGGATTAATCACCATCTGGCCACTGGTGTCAATAAAACCATATTTGCCACTCTGCATCACAGGGGCCAAGCCACTGACAAAAAAATAGGCTGCATCAAAGCGCGATGGAATCACCACCCGGCCCGTCCGATTCATATAGCCATAACGACTGCCCTGCTGTACCACTGCTAACCCCTCAGAAAAGGGCGCAACTTTGTCAAACTGAAGGGGAATTTCTGGGCGGTTGCCTTTGTTGATAAATCCCCACTTGCCCTCTTTCTCGACGGCCGCCACCCCATCCCCAAAGTTATAAACTGCCCCATAGTCCGGTTGAATGACCACACGCCCATCCCGATTGACAAAGCCCCACTTCCCATTGGCCTGCACCGCCGCCAGACCCTCACTAAAGGGATAGACGGCCTGGTAACGAGCCGGGACAATTAGCCGACCATTGCTGTTAATAAAGCCCCACTGATCCCTAACCTTAACGGCGGCCGCTCCTTCAGAAAATTCCTGGGCCTCTTGAAATTGCAGTGGAATCACCAGTTTTTGATTTTTGCGAATATAGCCCCACTTATCCCCCTGTTTAACGGGAGCTAGCCCATCTACAAAGGCCCCAGCCCCATTAAATTGAGGATTGATCGCGAACTTCCCATTAGGGCGAATAAAGCCAAATTTACCCGCTGTTTTGACATGGGCCAGGCCATCACTGAAGGGGTAGGCTTGTTCAAATTCGGGCTTGATCCGCAGTTTCCCCTGGAGATTGATATACCCATAGCTCCCCTTGACCTTGACAGCAGCTAAACCACTGCTAAAGGAATAGGCATCTTCAAACTGGGCTGGAATCGCCAACTTACCCCGATAATCAATAAACCCCCATTGACCTTGGACTTGGGTGACGGGCGTGGCGGCCGGCCGGGCATGGACATAACCATTGAAGGCAGGAAAGACTCCTAAACATAGACTCAAGCTAAAGATCACCAGGCTCCAGATTCGCCAGCGGGGCCAAAGCCGCTCAATTTTATGTTTTTTAATCCGTAAAATAATATATCTTATGGTCATCACAGGCTATCAACGAGGTGGGGCAGGGGGGAAGCTATGGCTAAACCAGAAGTCTAGTGTTACCGATTTAGGGGCAGCATAGGTCAGGAAAAGCTGATACGACTGGCTCATCAACTCTGATTCATTGTTCTCAACCCGTCAATCTCTCATGGCCAAAGTGAGTGATGCCCCCCGCCCCAAGTTAGTTATTTTTCTAAGCGCACTGCATACCATTGGAGATACTGATTCGGGCCGATGTCGAGGTCACAACTGGTATCAATAAGTCGCTGGGCCTGGGCGGTAATGGTGGGAATGTTTTTTAGGTCTTGGGGTAGATTATCCTGGCGTTGGGCTAAAAGGGTCTCTAACTTGGCCTGGAGTTCTTGAACGGTGAGAAATTGTTCTGGTTGGTTCGGTTCGAGGATGACAAAAAATTCATCAGCATTCATGAGGATTCGCCAAACACTAGCTTTGAGGGGGAGATCAACCATGATTGGGGTGATGCTCTAGATCATAAACGGTGGTGACAACTGAGGCTATCGAGTCAGCCAGATGCTAGGCTGGGTAGGCAAAAATTGCTGCCTCTAATCGTTGGGCTAAACGGCGGATATCATCATACCGGGCTAGTTCTTGCAACCAGTGGCGCGCAATCCCGTCCAGGCCATAGTAAATCCCCGCCAGGCCCCCAGTAACGGCAGCCGTAGTGTCGGTATCACCCCCTAAATTGACGGCTTGTAACACGGCTGGGGCAAAGGAATCATGGTTGAGGAAACACCAGAGGGCCGCTTCCAAGGTGGAAATCACATACCCATCGGAGCGAATCGCCGTCATGGGCAAGGTATGAACTTTACCACTCCAAATCCGCCCAAAATGAATCAATTCCTGGGCATAGGGCGGGGCCTGGTAATGGGGATAGACGTTCTTAATCCCCTGCTGATAGGCCACAGATGGAGAAGCCCCTTCCAGCAAACAAAGGGCAATACTCACATAGATACCACAGGCCATTTGGGAACGACGATGGGCATGGGTGATAGCTGAGGTTTGATGGATTTCTTGCAGGAGTTGGGGAAAATTGAGATGCCGAAAGTAATGAAAGGCCAGCGGCAACGTTCGCATCAGTGCGCCACTACCACAGGTTTCTTGATGGGATGCCCCCGATGCTGTCGGTGAAGCCCCCTGTTGGAGCCGTTGTAAGCCATAGCAAGTCGTTGTACCAATATCAAAAATGATGCCTCTCGCGCTCCAATGGGCCTGGGTATGCCACTGGACAAAGGTTTGGGCAATATGATCTAGGTCAAACCCCTGGCATAAACTTTCCGCCAAACAGAGTAGCAAAGAGCCATCATCAGACCAAGTCCCAGCCGGTTGTTTCCAAGTCCCATAACCGCGCATTTCTTGAACCGGATCCGTGGTGCGTTCGGCACGGGTTGTAAATTTAACTGGCACACCCAAGGCATCTCCGACACAGGCCCCCAGTAATCCCGCCGCAATTCGACTATTTAACATAACTGTTTAGGGGCTATGGGCAAACCATGACGAGATTTACCTTAAGACTGTGCTGTGATGGTCTGAGTGATGAACACTAAAATCAAGAAAAAGTTAAATTTTACCAGTCATTCCTTAAGCCTAATCAATGTATCACACTATTATCCGGCAACAAGTGCGAAAAACCTTTGCGGCTCTGAGTCGGGGAGATTATGAACAGGTTTTAGCGGGCATCTCTCCCAACATTACCCATACCTTATAGTGGTAATCATCCGCTGGGGCGCACTAGGCACAGTGTTGATGCTATGTGACAGTGATTTCAATGTCTCTATTTTGGCCAGCTTAGGAATTGCAGAGGCGACTGCTCCCCCTATGACAGACTAAAGAACCAGGACATCAAGTCTTGGGAAAGTTAATTAGCCGGGATAGAACAATTTTCCTTGTTGGCAGATCGGGGCGGGGCGTTGGGCCAGGCTGGGGCGATTAATGGGGGTGCCATTGACGATAATACTGTTGTTGGGAAAGGTTGTTGTAGAACGGATCACGAGCAAGCCACAGGCATTGGCACTGAGACTGCGGGTTTGAGGCAGATTCATATAGGCGACCTCCACCTTGGCCTGGGGTGCAAAACCACCAATATAGGCATCCATGTTGTAGCGACGGGGATTGCGAAATAGCTCGACAGTGGCATTCATCCCTTTTTCACATTTGGGCGGGGGGCCTGGAGGCAAGATATTCAGGGCAAAGGTGCGCTCGCCAATTTGAAATACCGTTTGGGGTGAAGCCGGCCAGGCCGTGGAATGACTCAAACGAATCACGCCGCAGCCATTAGCCAGAACCGAGCGAACTTTGGGTAACTGGGGATAGGCTACCGTAACTTTTTCTTCAGGTTGCCAGCCTGGCCACATAATTTCTCCGTTGGGAGTTTGAAAAGGGGTTCTTGGGGTGTTCCGCTGGGCTGTTATTGGCGGAACTGAAGCCAGTCCCCAGAGGATTAGGGCCAAGGTGATCCCCCAGGAAACAGACCTCGGTTGCTGAGGGAATTGTTGTGGGGTGACATCTTCAGTATTGATCTTCAAGATTTTGACTCCTCAAGCCAGCGCAATGGACATCCCGATAAACGGTACGGTTAAGCTCGTCTTCTTCTGGATCGAAATAGAGATTAGCTGATTCGCACCTGGATTCATGACGTTTTAATATTTTTTAGCCAAGAATGAAACCAAGATCATTATGTATCAAGAAATTTAATAAAGAATTAATAATGTCCCATCGGGCGGTTAAGGACTGAATTTACAGGGTTATTTGGCTCTCCAGGGCGTAATTGACCTCAAGAGGGGGGCTAGTTTTCTTGACTTAAACCCCAAACTGAGGAAATGATCTAAAAGAGGTTTCTACTGTCTTTGTGGAGTGAAGCCCTTCGTTACTATTGAGATTTCTGCATGACCCTTGCCACTTACGTTAAACCACCGATTTCCTGGCCTGTTGTCGGATTTATGGTTTTGTTACATCTTTCTCTTTTGTTAGTCTTTATCCCAGGGATGTTTAGTTGGACAGGGGTGGGGTTAGCCTTAATCCTCCACTGGGTGACAGCCGGCCTGGGAATTACCCTGGGATGGCATCGCCTGCTCACGCACCGGAGTTTCCAAGTTCCCAAATGGCTGGAGTATGTTTTGGTCTTCTTAGGAACCTTATCAATGCAGGGCGGGCCGATTTGGTGGGTTGGCTTACATCGGCATCATCACCTCTACTCTGATCAAGCGGTGGATCACCATGATTCTTGCAAG is from Synechococcus sp. PCC 6312 and encodes:
- a CDS encoding bifunctional UDP-sugar hydrolase/5'-nucleotidase, with protein sequence MRLFRRRWVSLLGLAILTAFGLLLWFQQSSPALSLQILHASDFEAGIAALEDAVNFSSVLNTLKAEMPNNTLVLSSGDNFIMGPFFSASGDPQLREVLGREGNGRGDIAIMNALGIQAAAWGNHEFDEGTGRIADLFRADEKGYQGARFPYLATNLNFDQDDNLKDLQTADAQRADTIPQRIAHSTIVTVAGQKIGLVGVTTPLLPVIASPGPGVAVLPRQPEDIPGLAATVQPVIDQLTRQGINKIILLSHLQQLGMDIQLAAQLQDVDVIIAGGSHAVLTNDLARVREGDKVLGRYPVWKTSKNKDPIAIVNTGANYRYVGRLLVEFDGQGHLKTGAKANPDYTRLSDAYPTLGPGTIPPSPEVIAITEAIRGVIMAKDGEQYGQAKVFLNGSRRDVRTQETNLGNLTADANLATAQNRDPTVKVSIKNGGGIRDNIGAISGLGGNSGTAGERLPTQANPIANKKMGEISRLDIENSLRFNNSLTLLTLTAQELHQVLEHGVAASDSLSTPGQFPQVAGLAFSFDLEKPVNQRVQSLAIKDSQGQVTDVLVKNGQLQGKPDRTIRIVTLNYLANGGDAYPFPAFIEASPSRVKRVDLVSGDLRPQFDTPGSEQKALADYLQAKFRDTPYSQADLPPEADERIQNLSVRKDTVMRQG
- a CDS encoding D-alanyl-D-alanine carboxypeptidase family protein is translated as MERDIPVAERIKAPSQSTQIRKFPWLWLTVGLGVGIIGLALAWILPKMLASSVPSAVATRPVPPGPSSPNNPDNILGHLPYPEAPLTELVPITPDGRVKLRKAAAQEFKKMVADAQAAGVAIMPLSGFRSKTDQDHLFFGVKKERGQETTERALVSAPPGYSEHHTGYAIDVGDAADPASYLHPDFDQTEAFAWMQKNAAYYSFELSFPKNNPQGISYEPWHWRYVGDQASLKAFYQARQLAKQSLPQVNSPQLPTNP
- a CDS encoding alpha/beta hydrolase; translated protein: MRFSHLVIAAALAWGSWLTGVGRAADQLNLVLGTSSSSSGILIPVTDLRTFAQTGNAPGNLQSILGLLSPEMQNNFRQALKVNYPVDVADLEQRAISDNGNQILTELAAATLRPGPDGVNALKTAILKTAANPQGFNLVDFIQAYPEPVLNLDINQMQALIKTNDKLVALAVKKFQQVSPNQAPTSP
- the sds gene encoding solanesyl diphosphate synthase — translated: MTSVTSLFSPVEADLRLLTENLRNLIGAQHPVLNAAAEHLFSTTGKRIRPAIVFLISRATLPQGDLTPRHRRLAEITEMIHTASLFHDDVVDQSQLRRGMPTVHSLFGNRVAIQAGDFLFAQASWYLADLDNLAVVKLLSEVIKDFAEGEIQQGFNRYDTSLGLEAYLNKTYYKTASLIANSAKAAGVLSGVPPHLIQALYHYGRNLGLAFQIVDDILDFTRSTDDLGKPAGSDLRDGNLTAPVLYALQENPYLEVLIEREFSETGDIEAALELVHSSSGIAQARELATGFAKAAIPCLDDLPTSDARQALVNLTDYVLERLY
- a CDS encoding 16S rRNA (uracil(1498)-N(3))-methyltransferase, whose amino-acid sequence is MTRYFRLTIPQARTEGDNLTLTPEQHHYLGHVLRLGPRANFIAMNGQGQAWLAELSLDTHQATLIHPLDQAHELPIDLVLCIAILRNNALDQVIHQATELGVKQIYPILTARSLPAPSSQKLTRWQRIAQEAAEQSERLYVPQITTPQAWTEVLKLGDPLSRKYICSLGEQIRSLVNQLADQQETSREIWLAVGPEAGWTETEQELARAANWYPVSLGTRTLRAITAAIVGLGLIANHPIRQT
- a CDS encoding WG repeat-containing protein is translated as MTIRYIILRIKKHKIERLWPRWRIWSLVIFSLSLCLGVFPAFNGYVHARPAATPVTQVQGQWGFIDYRGKLAIPAQFEDAYSFSSGLAAVKVKGSYGYINLQGKLRIKPEFEQAYPFSDGLAHVKTAGKFGFIRPNGKFAINPQFNGAGAFVDGLAPVKQGDKWGYIRKNQKLVIPLQFQEAQEFSEGAAAVKVRDQWGFINSNGRLIVPARYQAVYPFSEGLAAVQANGKWGFVNRDGRVVIQPDYGAVYNFGDGVAAVEKEGKWGFINKGNRPEIPLQFDKVAPFSEGLAVVQQGSRYGYMNRTGRVVIPSRFDAAYFFVSGLAPVMQSGKYGFIDTSGQMVINPQFASAFYFYEGLARVQF
- a CDS encoding chlororespiratory reduction protein 7, whose protein sequence is MVDLPLKASVWRILMNADEFFVILEPNQPEQFLTVQELQAKLETLLAQRQDNLPQDLKNIPTITAQAQRLIDTSCDLDIGPNQYLQWYAVRLEK
- a CDS encoding ADP-ribosylglycohydrolase family protein, which encodes MLNSRIAAGLLGACVGDALGVPVKFTTRAERTTDPVQEMRGYGTWKQPAGTWSDDGSLLLCLAESLCQGFDLDHIAQTFVQWHTQAHWSARGIIFDIGTTTCYGLQRLQQGASPTASGASHQETCGSGALMRTLPLAFHYFRHLNFPQLLQEIHQTSAITHAHRRSQMACGIYVSIALCLLEGASPSVAYQQGIKNVYPHYQAPPYAQELIHFGRIWSGKVHTLPMTAIRSDGYVISTLEAALWCFLNHDSFAPAVLQAVNLGGDTDTTAAVTGGLAGIYYGLDGIARHWLQELARYDDIRRLAQRLEAAIFAYPA